One region of Pagrus major chromosome 7, Pma_NU_1.0 genomic DNA includes:
- the micos10 gene encoding MICOS complex subunit MIC10, which produces MFSMSEKELGKKWDRCLADGAIKLGTGLGLGIVFSVLFFKRHTWPISFGSGTGLGMAYANCQNDLRSHYLQQRSEKEQ; this is translated from the exons ATGTTCAGCATGTCTGAGAAGGAGCTGGGGAAAAAGTGGGACCGGTGCTTGGCAGACGGTGCCATTAAACTCG GTACTGGGCTGGGGCTGGGGATCGTGTTTTCCGTTCTGTTCTTCAAAC GGCACACGTGGCCGATTTCATTCGGCTCGGGAACGGGACTTGGCATGGCATACGCCAACTGTCAGAATGACCTGAGGTCACATTATTTGCAGCAGAGAAGTGAAAAG GAGCAATAG
- the htr6 gene encoding 5-hydroxytryptamine receptor 6, which yields MADSHLSGSVGSYNSSSATTSAWNITGSGPWLLAFMLTVIILMTVCGNMLLIALVFAHRSLRCTSNCFLVSLFLSDLMVALVVMPPAMLNVLCGAWVLWPAFCPIWLCFDVMCCSASILNLCVISLDRYLFIISPLRYKQRMTPPRALLLVGAAWGLAALASFLPIQMKWHSLGHWSGHSPGPGVSGSNISSYSDTPYPASYFQLSPSGGLSFHCRLRVTLPFALVASVLTFFLPSSAICFTYCRILLAARRQAKRVAALSHPPHPHPSLGEPSRPPSPGVAAGQAQQDGDDCSHQEPLVSQNVPPSVNSERRLAHRQGRRALKASLTLGVLLGLFFSAWLPFFITNMAQAVCECVPLALFDAITWLGYCNSTINPIIYPLFMRDFKRALGKLLPCCSSRSTRRPSPALSLSLRNSGEPNLASSPPSPLASDPTHPPATATDAVNLLDAEHAGVELPLLLPNQVDSLD from the exons ATGGCTGACTCTCACTTGTCTGGCTCCGTAGGAAGCTACAACAGCAGCTCTGCCACCACCAGTGCTTGGAACATCACTGGCAGCGGCCCCTGGTTGTTGGCCTTCATGCTGACTGTCATCATCCTCATGACAGTCTGTGGCAACATGTTGCTCATCGCCTTGGTGTTTGCCCATCGCTCTTTGCGTTGCACCTCAAACTGCTTCCTGGTGTCTCTGTTCCTGTCTGACCTAATGGTGGCCCTGGTGGTCATGCCCCCAGCCATGCTCAATGTGCTGTGTGGGGCCTGGGTGCTGTGGCCCGCCTTTTGCCCCATTTGGCTTTGCTTTGACGTTATGTGCTGCAGCGCATCCATCCTCAACCTGTGTGTGATCAGCTTGGATCGATACCTCTTCATCATCTCACCGCTGCGCTACAAACAGAGGATGACCCCACCGCGGGCGTTGCTCCTGGTAGGAGCCGCTTGGGGGTTGGCAGCACTGGCTTCCTTCCTGCCCATTCAGATGAAATGGCACAGCCTAGGCCACTGGAGTGGACACTCACCAGGTCCTGGGGTCAGTGGTAGCAACATCAGCTCTTACTCTGACACACCGTACCCAGCATCCTACTTTCAGCTGTCACCGTCAGGAGGCCTTTCCTTTCACTGCCGCCTGCGGGTCACCCTGCCCTTTGCCCTGGTGGCATCTGTACTCACATTCTTTTTGCCCTCCAGCGCAATTTGCTTCACCTACTGTCGAATCCTTCTCGCAGCACGGAGGCAGGCAAAGAGGGTCGCGGCACTGAGCCACCCACCACACCCACATCCCTCTCTTGGGGAACCTTCCAGGCCTCCTTCACCTGGGGTTGCAGCGGGGCAAGCTCAGCAGGACGGAGACGATTGCAGTCATCAGGAGCCTCTTGTGTCACAAAATGTACCG CCGTCGGTCAACAGTGAGCGTCGTCTGGCTCACAGGCAGGGTCGGAGGGCGCTGAAGGCCAGTCTGACACTAGGAGTCCTCCTGGGACTCTTCTTCAGCGCGTGGTTACCCTTTTTCATCACCAACATGGCTCAG gcagtgtgtgagtgtgtcccCCTTGCCCTCTTTGACGCCATCACCTGGCTGGGCTACTGCAACAGCACAATAAACCCCATCATCTACCCGCTGTTCATGAGAGACTTCAAGCGAGCTCTGGGGAAGCTCTTGCCCTGCTGCTCCTCACGGTCAACCAGAAGACCTTCACCtgcgctctccctctctctccgcAACTCAGGGGAGCCTAACCTCGCCAGCagccccccctctcctctggcttctgaccccacccacccccccgCCACCGCCACTGATGCTGTCAACCTGCTGGATGCTGAGCACGCTGGCGTCGAGCTGCCTCTGCTTCTGCCCAATCAGGTCGACAGCCTGGACTGA
- the sike1 gene encoding suppressor of IKBKE 1, translating to MACTLDKVLGDARTLLERLKEHDTAAEGLIEQSGALSQRVHSMREVGNALPDKHIEDTSEIQELTKYKPHVLLTQENTQIKELQQENKELWLSLEEHQYALELIMGRYRKQMLQLMMAKKELDTKPVLSLHENHAKEVQSQVERICEMGQVMRRAMQVDDQHYCSVRERLAQLEIENKELRDLLVISKSSVKTAREETSQPEAEVAATAEQEQSPQSGSTE from the exons ATGGCCTGCACTTTAGATAAAGTGTTGGGCGATGCCCGTACCCTTCTCGAGAGGCTGAAAGAGCACGATACGGCCGCCGAGGGACTGATAGAGCAGTCCGGGGCCCTCAGCCAGAGAGTGCATAGCATGAGAGAGGTGGGAAATGCCCTTCCAGACAAG CACATAGAAGACACTTCAGAGATTCAGGAGCTGACCAAATACAAGCCACATGTCCTTCTGACTCAGGAAAACACTCAAATCAAAGAACTACAGCAggaaaataaag AGTTATGGTTGTCTCTTGAAGAACACCAGTATGCACTAGAGTTGATCATGGGTCGATACCGCAAGCAAATGCTTCAGCTGATGATGGCGAAGAAGGAGCTGGACACCAAACCTGTGCTCAGCCTCCACGAGAACCACGCAAAA GAAGTGCAGAGCCAGGTGGAGCGGATATGCGAGATGGGCCAGGTGATGAGAAGAGCAATGCAGGTGGATGATCAGCACTATTGCTCTGTTCGAGAGAGGCTCGCTCAACTAGAG attGAGAACAAGGAGCTGCGAGACCTCCTGGTCATCAGCAAGAGCTCCGTGAAAACAGCGAGAGAAGAAACCAGCCAGCCAGAAGCAGAAGTAGCAGCAACAGCAGAACAAGAACAGTCCCCTCAGTCAGGGTCCACAGAGTGA